Proteins from a single region of Segatella copri:
- a CDS encoding IS110 family transposase, with amino-acid sequence MKNKSFIGIDISKNVIDVSIFCEEAPIKDFSHDVFNNSRKGFGEMCTWLKKNHVVLSNCLFGMEFTGSYSMELEKFLNARNYQFCMLSTHVVKHYPMEPKDKSDKIDSAKIADFLYRYNGTECVKPYKMPDKTMQRLKALMNERKFLVEQRTCFMNRRQLCTTKEDAQLYDGYIKKFSRDIDNIELEEQKLLATDDSLLATYKNLLTIPGVGFVNAINVIVITRNFTAFETARQYASYVGVAPHSHTSGTSVRWRPRPSARCDGQAKADLSMAATVAVQYDAELQSFYNRKLGGKQDSDTKRKALNAVKFKLVLRMFAIGKQNRKWEPLDSKSSNEKLAIS; translated from the coding sequence ATGAAAAATAAATCATTTATCGGCATCGACATCTCAAAAAATGTCATTGACGTATCAATTTTCTGTGAAGAAGCCCCAATTAAGGACTTTTCTCACGATGTATTCAACAATTCCCGCAAGGGATTTGGCGAAATGTGCACATGGCTCAAGAAGAATCATGTGGTTCTCTCGAACTGTCTCTTTGGAATGGAGTTCACCGGCAGCTATTCCATGGAACTGGAGAAGTTTCTTAATGCCAGGAACTATCAGTTCTGCATGCTCTCCACCCATGTGGTAAAGCATTATCCCATGGAACCCAAGGACAAGAGCGACAAGATTGACTCTGCCAAGATTGCAGACTTTCTCTATCGCTATAATGGTACCGAATGTGTCAAGCCTTATAAAATGCCTGACAAGACCATGCAGAGACTCAAGGCACTGATGAATGAGCGTAAGTTCCTGGTGGAACAGCGTACATGCTTCATGAACAGAAGACAGCTGTGCACCACAAAGGAAGATGCCCAGTTATATGATGGCTACATCAAGAAATTCAGCCGTGACATTGATAACATCGAGTTGGAAGAGCAGAAGTTGCTGGCTACAGACGATAGCCTTTTGGCTACTTACAAGAATCTTCTGACAATACCAGGAGTCGGCTTCGTCAATGCCATAAATGTCATTGTCATTACCCGAAACTTTACCGCATTTGAAACAGCAAGGCAATATGCCAGTTATGTCGGCGTGGCACCGCACTCCCACACTTCAGGCACCAGTGTGAGATGGCGTCCCCGACCTTCAGCACGCTGTGATGGTCAGGCGAAAGCGGATCTATCCATGGCGGCCACAGTTGCTGTACAATATGATGCAGAGTTACAATCATTTTATAACCGTAAATTAGGAGGTAAGCAAGATTCAGACACTAAACGCAAGGCATTGAATGCCGTTAAGTTCAAACTTGTTCTCAGAATGTTCGCCATAGGTAAGCAGAACAGAAAATGGGAACCGTTGGATTCAAAGAGCAGCAATGAAAAACTTGCAATATCATAA
- a CDS encoding TraR/DksA family transcriptional regulator: MANEKLRYSDQELEEFRAIIDEKLKVAKQTYHDCMAQLNHSDSNDVVDTSPTYKALEEGSEAQSKEEIIQMAQRQQKFIKGLEAALVRIQNKTYGIDRETGELIPKERLRAVPHATLSVASKEARKK; this comes from the coding sequence ATGGCTAACGAAAAACTACGTTATAGCGATCAGGAACTCGAGGAGTTCCGCGCTATCATTGATGAGAAATTGAAGGTGGCAAAGCAGACTTATCATGATTGTATGGCTCAGCTGAACCACTCAGACAGTAATGATGTGGTAGATACATCACCAACCTACAAGGCTCTTGAGGAGGGTAGTGAAGCACAAAGCAAGGAAGAAATCATCCAGATGGCTCAGCGTCAGCAGAAGTTCATTAAGGGATTGGAAGCAGCTTTGGTTCGTATCCAGAACAAGACCTATGGTATTGACCGCGAAACAGGCGAGTTGATTCCTAAGGAGCGTTTGCGTGCTGTACCTCATGCCACTTTGAGTGTAGCTTCTAAGGAGGCTAGAAAGAAGTAA
- a CDS encoding lipoprotein signal peptidase → MEKTSKIKYGWLVTAMVVVLLVIDQIIKVYIKTHFCLGESVRVTDWFYIEFVENNGMAWGMSFIGKFWLSLLRLVAICALSIYLHRIIKRGTYRLLYIILVALVLTGAIGNMIDSIFYGLIFTGASPYYVSYLVPFGEGYAPVLMGKVVDMFRFPFFTYTWPEWFPFWGGQHGTFFDPVFNFADSCVSVGIISLLLFCRKELETLGGGDKEKKVKDSSFIETAEEKIKSQSQENKEDK, encoded by the coding sequence ATGGAGAAAACAAGTAAAATTAAATACGGATGGCTCGTCACGGCAATGGTGGTTGTGCTTCTTGTTATCGATCAGATTATCAAGGTGTACATCAAGACCCATTTTTGCCTTGGCGAGTCTGTTCGTGTTACTGATTGGTTTTATATCGAATTTGTTGAGAACAACGGAATGGCTTGGGGTATGTCGTTTATCGGCAAGTTCTGGCTAAGTCTGTTGCGCCTGGTAGCCATCTGTGCGTTGAGCATTTATCTGCATCGCATCATTAAGCGTGGTACCTATCGCTTGTTATACATCATTTTGGTGGCGCTGGTTCTGACGGGTGCAATCGGCAATATGATTGATTCAATCTTCTACGGACTTATCTTCACCGGTGCTTCACCTTATTATGTATCTTATCTTGTGCCTTTCGGCGAGGGGTATGCACCCGTGCTCATGGGCAAGGTGGTTGATATGTTCCGCTTTCCGTTCTTCACCTATACATGGCCTGAATGGTTCCCTTTCTGGGGTGGACAGCATGGTACATTCTTCGATCCTGTATTCAATTTTGCAGATTCCTGTGTATCAGTCGGCATCATTTCCCTCTTGCTTTTCTGTAGAAAAGAACTGGAAACTCTCGGAGGTGGTGATAAGGAGAAGAAGGTTAAAGATTCTTCTTTTATTGAAACTGCTGAAGAAAAGATAAAGTCTCAATCTCAAGAAAATAAGGAGGACAAGTAA
- a CDS encoding tyrosine-type recombinase/integrase, with the protein MKVEKFKVLLYLKKSGLDKNGKAPIMGRITLNRTMAQFGCKLSCTPKLWNPRESRLDGKSKEAVEVNAKIDKLLLAINSAYESLVERKTDFDAKAIKDLFQCSADTQMTLLKQLDAIIADIESRIGIDYKKGTLPNYQYTRLTLVLFVKKRYGTDDVAFGELDEQFIREYMGFCLDERGLALDTVRHYLAILKKTCRIAFKAGHSERYHFMHFKLPQKKENPPKALTREDFLKIRDLEIPERRKSLALTRDLFLFACYTGTAYADTVSITEENLFRDEEGSLWLKYHRKKNKMLARVKLLPEALAMLEKYKDPTRPTLLPPQEFRVLRGNMKSLRVLSGISMDLVYHVGRHSFASLVTLEEGVPIETISKMLGHNNIQTTQIYARVTPKKLFEDMDKFIEANKDFKFVL; encoded by the coding sequence ATGAAAGTTGAAAAATTCAAGGTGCTGCTCTACCTCAAAAAGAGCGGATTGGACAAGAACGGTAAGGCTCCCATCATGGGACGCATCACCCTCAACCGAACAATGGCGCAGTTCGGTTGCAAGTTGTCATGTACGCCAAAGTTATGGAATCCACGTGAGAGCAGACTTGACGGCAAGAGCAAGGAGGCTGTGGAAGTGAACGCCAAGATTGACAAGCTGTTGCTGGCAATAAACTCAGCCTACGAGTCACTTGTGGAGCGCAAGACGGATTTTGACGCAAAGGCGATAAAGGATCTGTTTCAATGCAGTGCAGACACTCAGATGACCTTGTTGAAGCAGCTTGACGCCATCATTGCGGACATTGAGTCAAGAATCGGCATCGACTACAAGAAAGGCACGCTGCCAAACTACCAGTACACTCGCCTGACATTGGTATTGTTCGTCAAGAAGCGTTATGGAACTGACGATGTGGCATTCGGTGAGCTTGACGAGCAGTTTATCCGTGAGTACATGGGCTTTTGCTTGGACGAGAGAGGTCTTGCACTTGATACAGTCCGCCACTATCTCGCCATCTTGAAGAAGACCTGCCGAATAGCTTTCAAGGCAGGACACTCCGAGCGTTATCATTTCATGCACTTCAAGCTACCTCAAAAGAAAGAGAATCCACCAAAGGCATTGACACGTGAGGACTTCCTGAAAATTCGTGACCTCGAAATACCAGAGCGAAGAAAATCGTTGGCTTTGACCCGTGACCTTTTTCTTTTCGCTTGCTATACAGGCACGGCTTATGCCGATACGGTTTCCATCACGGAAGAAAACCTCTTTCGTGATGAGGAGGGCAGCCTTTGGCTGAAATACCATAGAAAGAAGAACAAGATGCTTGCACGTGTGAAGCTGCTGCCAGAGGCGCTTGCCATGTTGGAGAAATACAAAGACCCGACAAGACCTACTCTTTTACCGCCACAGGAATTTCGAGTGCTGAGAGGTAACATGAAAAGTCTCCGAGTACTATCTGGCATAAGTATGGATTTGGTCTATCATGTTGGACGGCACAGTTTCGCATCGCTCGTTACGCTCGAAGAAGGTGTTCCAATAGAGACTATCAGCAAAATGCTTGGTCACAACAACATTCAGACCACGCAAATCTATGCACGTGTCACCCCGAAAAAGCTATTTGAGGATATGGACAAGTTCATCGAAGCCAACAAGGACTTCAAGTTTGTCCTGTAA
- a CDS encoding DUF4296 domain-containing protein: MKKAFLYLCWIVTFCAAFASCKPSLPKDVLSKGKMTDILFDYHIALAMAQSEDGGSEKNSLAYREAVLKKHDVTSADFDSSMVYYMRHTELLHDVYKDLAERLDKEVVALGGNSAGNSDFDNLTAVGDTANIWKDATSMVFSPDEGFNSRSFKIEADTAFHKGDRFRLDFESQFIFQDGMRDGIALLAVQFKNDSVAQTVIHIQSAQHYSVELADNDSLGVKCIKGYFMLSEGGFSSDAGSLTTLKLMFVNKIRLIRMHPKKVAPVSSSAASSDSAKVDTARKTRIPGPSVPARPDGALAPPTSAPVPMPDKPIQMTSN, translated from the coding sequence ATGAAGAAAGCTTTTCTTTATCTCTGTTGGATAGTAACCTTTTGTGCAGCCTTTGCTTCTTGCAAGCCTTCGCTGCCAAAAGATGTGCTCTCTAAAGGAAAGATGACGGATATTCTCTTCGATTATCACATCGCTCTTGCTATGGCGCAGAGCGAAGACGGTGGTAGTGAGAAGAATAGTCTGGCTTATCGCGAGGCTGTACTGAAGAAACATGATGTCACCTCGGCAGACTTCGACAGTTCGATGGTTTATTATATGCGCCATACAGAATTGCTGCATGATGTGTATAAGGATTTGGCTGAAAGATTGGATAAAGAGGTGGTTGCATTGGGTGGAAACAGTGCAGGAAATAGTGATTTTGACAATCTTACTGCTGTTGGCGATACTGCCAATATCTGGAAGGATGCTACTTCGATGGTATTCTCGCCTGATGAGGGCTTCAACAGTCGCAGTTTTAAAATTGAAGCTGATACTGCTTTCCATAAGGGTGACCGGTTCCGTCTTGATTTCGAATCGCAGTTTATCTTCCAGGATGGTATGCGTGATGGTATCGCTTTGCTGGCTGTTCAGTTCAAGAACGATAGTGTGGCACAGACTGTAATTCATATTCAGAGTGCTCAGCACTATAGTGTGGAACTCGCTGATAATGACAGCCTTGGAGTCAAATGTATAAAGGGGTACTTTATGTTGAGTGAGGGTGGCTTCAGTTCTGATGCCGGTTCTTTGACGACTCTTAAACTGATGTTTGTCAATAAGATTCGTCTCATCCGTATGCATCCTAAAAAGGTAGCACCGGTTTCTTCTTCTGCAGCATCTTCTGATTCGGCAAAAGTAGATACTGCTCGTAAGACCCGTATACCAGGTCCGAGTGTTCCAGCACGTCCGGATGGAGCTTTGGCGCCTCCGACCAGTGCACCGGTTCCTATGCCTGATAAACCTATTCAGATGACGAGTAATTAG
- the nadC gene encoding carboxylating nicotinate-nucleotide diphosphorylase: MLSVDQLEDKLIDLAFAEDIGDGDHTTLCCIPEDAMGKSHLLIKEDGVLAGVEMAKKVFARFDPTMKVEVLLQDGTHVKKGDIAMIVEGKTRSLLQTERLMLNIMQRMSGIATMTAKYVKRLEGTKTHILDTRKTTPGLRMLEKQAVKIGGGMNHRIGLFDMILLKDNHIDFAGGIDNAIDRCHAYLKEKGLDLKIEIEVRSFDELDQVLKHGGVNRIMLDNFSVPDTKKAVDIIAGKYETESSGGITYDTIRDYAEQGVDFISVGALTHSVKGLDMSFKACD, encoded by the coding sequence ATGTTAAGCGTAGATCAATTAGAAGACAAGTTGATAGACTTGGCATTTGCTGAGGATATCGGTGATGGCGACCACACAACTTTGTGTTGTATCCCAGAAGACGCCATGGGTAAGAGCCACTTGCTTATCAAGGAAGATGGTGTGTTGGCAGGTGTTGAAATGGCAAAGAAGGTATTTGCCCGTTTTGATCCTACCATGAAGGTAGAAGTGTTGCTTCAGGATGGAACCCATGTTAAGAAGGGTGACATTGCAATGATTGTAGAGGGTAAGACCCGTTCTTTGCTCCAGACAGAGCGTTTGATGCTCAATATCATGCAGCGTATGAGTGGCATTGCTACCATGACTGCTAAGTATGTAAAGCGTCTTGAGGGTACAAAGACTCATATCCTTGATACCCGTAAGACAACTCCAGGTCTTCGCATGTTGGAGAAGCAGGCTGTAAAGATTGGTGGTGGTATGAACCACCGTATCGGTCTTTTTGATATGATTCTCTTGAAAGATAACCATATCGATTTCGCCGGTGGCATCGACAATGCTATCGACCGTTGCCATGCTTATCTGAAGGAGAAGGGCCTCGACCTGAAGATTGAAATCGAGGTTCGCAGTTTCGATGAACTTGACCAGGTATTGAAGCATGGTGGTGTAAATCGTATCATGCTCGATAACTTCTCTGTGCCTGATACTAAGAAGGCAGTAGACATCATCGCAGGTAAGTATGAGACTGAGTCTTCTGGCGGTATCACTTACGATACCATCCGCGATTATGCAGAGCAGGGGGTTGATTTCATCTCAGTTGGTGCCTTGACACATAGTGTGAAGGGCTTGGATATGAGTTTCAAGGCTTGCGATTAA
- a CDS encoding tyrosine-type recombinase/integrase: protein MHNNRHTFATQALAMGVDIYTISQLLGHTHISTTQVYVHSLLQKKQEAIRLIAGMAA from the coding sequence GTGCATAATAACCGACATACCTTTGCCACCCAGGCACTTGCCATGGGAGTAGATATCTATACCATATCGCAACTACTGGGCCATACCCACATCAGCACCACCCAGGTATATGTTCACTCCCTGCTGCAGAAAAAGCAGGAAGCCATCCGGCTGATTGCTGGTATGGCGGCATAA
- a CDS encoding site-specific integrase has product MRSTYKQFYYINRGRVKADGTTSIFCRITIDGKVSAIATGLYCAPEEWDTKKGEAKNARVNGQLQAFRLRIDEAYEQATKEKGIVTAEILKNVIVDANTIPMTLLATGEEERERLRLRSIRINSTSSYRQSKTSQLNLREFIGLRGMNDIAFEDLTEEFGKSYKLFLIGKGYSASNTNHNLCWLQRLVYIAVDRGLLKFNPLENVGYEKKGSPKRRHISRNDLLLIMETPMEDKALELARRMFVFSSLTGLAYVDLRNLYPHHIGMTADGRKYIREKRTKTNNEAFIPLHPIAEQIMSLYNTADDSKPVFPLSSRDSMWFEFHSLGVALGINENLTAHVARHTFGVNMVTSGISMESIAKMMGHSNLRSTQVYAVVTDDKISKDMDKLMQRRETKETDQNKNKEDGK; this is encoded by the coding sequence ATGAGAAGTACATACAAGCAGTTTTATTATATCAACCGTGGCAGAGTAAAGGCAGACGGAACCACATCTATATTTTGCCGTATCACGATTGACGGCAAAGTGTCAGCCATAGCAACAGGTCTTTACTGTGCTCCCGAAGAATGGGACACGAAAAAAGGTGAAGCCAAGAATGCAAGAGTGAACGGACAACTGCAAGCGTTCAGACTAAGAATTGACGAAGCCTACGAGCAGGCAACAAAGGAAAAGGGCATCGTTACCGCCGAGATTCTGAAGAATGTTATTGTTGATGCAAATACTATCCCGATGACATTGCTTGCCACTGGCGAGGAGGAGCGTGAACGCCTTAGGCTGCGCTCTATCCGTATTAACTCAACATCTTCTTATCGCCAATCTAAGACATCGCAGCTAAACTTGCGAGAGTTCATCGGGTTACGAGGAATGAATGACATTGCATTTGAAGATTTGACTGAGGAATTTGGCAAATCTTATAAGTTGTTCTTGATTGGCAAAGGGTATAGTGCATCCAATACGAACCATAATCTTTGTTGGCTGCAACGCTTGGTTTATATCGCTGTTGACAGAGGTCTGCTGAAATTCAATCCCTTGGAAAATGTCGGATATGAAAAGAAAGGCTCACCAAAGCGTAGACATATATCCAGAAATGACTTGCTGCTCATTATGGAGACTCCTATGGAGGATAAGGCTTTAGAGTTGGCACGCAGAATGTTTGTTTTCTCCAGCCTTACAGGTTTGGCTTATGTCGATTTACGTAACCTGTATCCACACCATATCGGGATGACGGCAGACGGTAGAAAATACATCCGTGAGAAAAGAACAAAGACCAACAACGAAGCGTTCATTCCCTTGCATCCGATAGCTGAACAAATAATGTCGCTATACAATACAGCGGATGATAGCAAACCTGTTTTCCCTCTTTCTTCACGTGATTCCATGTGGTTTGAATTTCATTCACTCGGTGTGGCTTTGGGTATAAATGAGAACCTTACCGCACACGTTGCAAGACATACATTCGGAGTAAACATGGTTACTTCGGGCATATCAATGGAAAGCATCGCCAAGATGATGGGGCATTCCAACCTGCGAAGCACCCAGGTCTATGCCGTCGTCACCGATGACAAGATATCCAAGGACATGGACAAGCTGATGCAGCGCAGAGAAACAAAAGAAACTGACCAGAATAAAAATAAGGAGGACGGGAAATGA
- a CDS encoding dipeptidase encodes MNKIFASALMAVAMLGSVSEAEACSNFIVGKKASVDGSVMCSYSADDYGMFQYLCHYPAAKHAKGEMRKIYDWDTNKYHGEIPEAAETYNVIGNMNEWQVTIGETTYGGREEMVDSTGIMDYGSLIYVALQRSKSAREAIKVMTTLANTYGYNSEGETFTICDPKEAWIMEMMGKGADSKGAVWVALRIPDDAICAHANQSRIGKFNMKDKKNVMYAKDVVSFARSKGWFKGKDADFSWKMAYAKPDFSGRRFCDARAWAMLNHFYDMSPYLDWALGKNPDAQDMPLWVVPNKKVSVQDVENVMRDHYEGTPLSVADGSDIGGGIWEMPYRPTPLMYKVDGKQYFNERPVSTQQSGFVFVSQMRSWLPREIGGVFWFANDDANMAAFTPVYCSMTERPECYNTPGVDALHFSKKNAYWVCNMTSNMVYPRYSLMFPTLKEVRDSLTNSYFAAQAGVEKKAQELYAQNPQAAVKYLNDYSVEKAQQMLARWNQLFEFMVVKYNDMIIKPTDKNGTFKKTPYGLGATPVRPGYPEKFAKQLVKQSGDKFLVPEEKK; translated from the coding sequence ATGAATAAGATTTTCGCTTCAGCCCTGATGGCTGTGGCTATGTTGGGCAGTGTCTCAGAGGCTGAGGCCTGCAGTAACTTCATCGTGGGCAAGAAGGCATCAGTAGATGGTTCGGTGATGTGTTCTTACAGTGCCGACGATTATGGTATGTTCCAGTACCTCTGCCATTATCCTGCGGCTAAGCACGCCAAGGGCGAGATGCGTAAGATTTACGATTGGGATACCAATAAATATCATGGTGAGATTCCGGAGGCTGCCGAGACTTATAATGTGATTGGCAATATGAATGAATGGCAGGTTACCATCGGCGAGACTACCTATGGCGGTCGTGAGGAGATGGTGGATTCTACCGGTATCATGGACTACGGTTCACTCATCTATGTAGCTCTCCAGCGCAGTAAATCGGCACGCGAGGCTATCAAGGTGATGACCACCCTCGCCAATACCTATGGTTATAATTCAGAAGGCGAAACCTTTACCATCTGCGATCCTAAAGAGGCTTGGATCATGGAGATGATGGGTAAGGGTGCCGATTCCAAGGGTGCAGTATGGGTAGCACTCCGCATTCCGGATGATGCCATCTGTGCACATGCCAACCAGAGCCGCATCGGCAAGTTCAATATGAAGGACAAGAAGAATGTGATGTATGCCAAGGATGTGGTATCTTTTGCTCGCAGCAAGGGCTGGTTCAAGGGCAAGGATGCTGATTTCTCTTGGAAGATGGCGTATGCGAAGCCTGATTTCTCAGGTCGCCGTTTCTGCGATGCCCGTGCCTGGGCGATGCTGAACCACTTCTATGATATGAGTCCTTATCTGGATTGGGCACTCGGCAAGAATCCTGATGCGCAGGATATGCCTCTCTGGGTGGTTCCTAACAAGAAGGTGAGCGTACAGGATGTAGAGAATGTGATGCGCGACCATTACGAGGGTACTCCTCTTTCTGTAGCCGACGGTTCTGATATCGGCGGTGGTATCTGGGAGATGCCTTATCGTCCTACACCATTGATGTACAAGGTGGATGGCAAGCAGTATTTCAACGAGCGTCCTGTCAGCACTCAGCAGAGTGGTTTCGTATTCGTGAGCCAGATGCGTTCATGGTTGCCAAGAGAGATTGGTGGCGTGTTCTGGTTTGCCAACGATGATGCCAACATGGCTGCGTTCACTCCTGTATATTGCTCTATGACCGAGCGTCCTGAGTGCTATAATACTCCTGGTGTTGATGCCTTGCATTTCAGTAAGAAGAATGCTTACTGGGTTTGCAATATGACCAGCAACATGGTTTATCCTCGTTACAGCTTGATGTTCCCAACCTTGAAGGAGGTTCGTGATAGCTTGACCAACAGCTATTTCGCTGCTCAGGCAGGTGTAGAGAAGAAGGCTCAGGAGCTTTATGCCCAGAACCCACAGGCTGCCGTGAAGTATCTCAACGACTACAGTGTTGAGAAGGCTCAGCAGATGTTGGCTCGCTGGAACCAGCTTTTCGAGTTCATGGTGGTGAAGTACAATGATATGATTATCAAGCCAACCGATAAGAATGGTACCTTCAAGAAGACTCCATACGGTTTGGGTGCTACTCCAGTTCGTCCTGGTTATCCAGAGAAGTTTGCCAAGCAGCTTGTCAAGCAGAGTGGCGATAAGTTCCTGGTTCCAGAGGAGAAAAAATAA
- a CDS encoding helix-turn-helix domain-containing protein: MSNEVMTRNSEWMNHIVNHLNRMVDNFERAVMNYRPMLGGERFMTDKELCARLQLSRRTLQDYRNNGIIPYIQLGGKILYRESDIQKILMANYREAYRMKGL, from the coding sequence TGAGCAATGAAGTAATGACAAGAAACAGCGAGTGGATGAACCACATCGTGAACCACCTCAACCGAATGGTTGACAATTTTGAACGTGCCGTGATGAACTACCGCCCCATGCTTGGCGGTGAGCGGTTCATGACGGACAAGGAGCTTTGTGCCAGGCTGCAACTGAGCCGAAGAACCCTGCAGGACTACCGAAACAATGGTATTATCCCGTATATCCAGCTTGGCGGAAAGATACTCTACCGCGAGTCCGACATTCAGAAGATTCTGATGGCTAACTATCGTGAGGCGTACAGAATGAAGGGCTTGTAG
- a CDS encoding IS110 family transposase → MDKELYFGVDVSKKTLDLAYYDGEAIDWKNAHIQVSNDDAGFKKIGSWVAKVGKDFATFLFCMEYTGLYNQNFRLWLESKEYIYGMVEPRKMHRFEPDLDDDQRSLDRIKTDELDAFRIAIYCEQNHKKILRNPSKLPSSVYFKLKRLLAERKQNTKQSVLYKQQLHDICAYDTDLSVERKKLLLKNMQENQKAIDKEIDSYMNEDTSIRKNYNLLTSIPGIGRIIALETIVLTENFTAISNPRKYACYIGIAPFKKESGTSVRKKTGVSKKGFSEAKADLSIAVLSAIRNNPSIRDYWIRKRKEKCGGIVLNAIKFKLVLRMFAVIKRGTPYVETDAYKN, encoded by the coding sequence ATGGATAAAGAACTGTATTTTGGCGTAGATGTCTCCAAGAAGACTCTCGACCTTGCTTATTATGATGGTGAAGCCATCGATTGGAAGAATGCCCATATTCAGGTGAGCAATGATGATGCTGGATTCAAAAAGATTGGCTCCTGGGTTGCAAAGGTAGGAAAAGACTTTGCTACCTTTTTGTTCTGTATGGAATATACTGGACTTTATAATCAAAACTTCAGATTATGGCTGGAATCCAAAGAATATATCTATGGTATGGTGGAACCTCGCAAAATGCATCGCTTCGAGCCAGACTTGGATGATGACCAGCGCTCTCTAGACCGTATCAAGACTGATGAACTGGATGCTTTCAGAATAGCAATCTATTGTGAGCAGAACCACAAGAAGATTCTTCGCAATCCCTCCAAACTTCCTTCATCTGTCTATTTCAAGTTGAAGAGATTGCTGGCTGAGCGTAAGCAGAACACCAAACAGTCTGTTCTTTACAAGCAACAGCTTCATGATATCTGCGCATACGACACAGACTTATCCGTTGAACGCAAGAAACTCCTGCTGAAGAACATGCAGGAAAACCAGAAAGCAATAGACAAGGAGATTGACAGCTACATGAATGAAGATACAAGCATCAGAAAGAATTACAATCTGCTGACCTCCATTCCTGGCATTGGTCGCATCATAGCGTTGGAAACCATTGTATTGACGGAAAATTTCACTGCAATCAGCAATCCTCGCAAATATGCCTGTTACATAGGAATAGCCCCTTTTAAAAAGGAATCTGGTACCTCAGTAAGAAAGAAAACGGGTGTTTCCAAGAAAGGCTTTTCTGAAGCCAAGGCAGACTTATCCATAGCTGTCCTTTCCGCCATAAGGAACAATCCTTCAATAAGAGACTATTGGATACGCAAGAGAAAGGAAAAATGCGGTGGCATCGTACTCAATGCCATCAAGTTCAAGCTAGTCCTTCGTATGTTTGCCGTGATAAAGCGTGGAACACCATATGTGGAGACAGATGCATATAAGAACTAA